GCGTTGCAAACTAATAATCTTATTTTTCTCTATTGAGTTTCAACGTTTGTGTTCAGTGTTCTTTGTGTTTATCATACATTCTTAATCACTATTTAATAATGAATACAGGAGTCTGCGATACCCCCAGGTCCACCCGGACGCTACATTCAGGCCACTAGGTTGCGAGACCGCCAACTTCAGCTATATAGTCATATCAAAATTCAATAAACAGAGGGGGATAACTTATTAAAGTTTATTTCGGGTAGACGTGCGTTTTATTTTCCCTTGATAACAATAAAGTTCAATTTAATTGGAACATGATATTTATAGACGTCCTCAAAAagaaaaatcagttaaatgttTACTGTAACTACAATTACTAGATTTCTTTtcatattaaacatatatttgacTTCGGACTTTCTTTCAACGGGAAATTTATCGTGTTGACACTTGTGAACTAATTAGTTACAAGTATTTGCGCTAAATAACAGAGACATTTCAATTATCTGAATTTCAACAATTGTTCAAAGTGTGACCTCTAAGTAGGACTTTGACCATAGATGTGAACCATGTTTGGCGATTGATTAGCAAATAGAAGCTCATAGAATTTGTGAGGAATGTCAAGAATACTTGTGTAAGGACTGCTTTGCTTATCATCAACGGATAAAGACAATCAAACATCATCGCCTGGTACACAAAAATAGTATGGATAAACATGCCGTTATCGAGGAATGATTTGAAAAGTGTCAAGTGCACAAAAAAAGAAGTGATTAAATTTTTCTGTCCTAACATGAAGCTCTCGGCTGCAACGATTGTATCGTCCTGAATCAAAGAGCATGTTACATCGACTATATACCCGAGAATTGTTCAGGTATTAGGGCCAGTGCAGAGTTCAGAGAGTTACTTAGGGAACTTGATCAAAAGGTAAATGATGCTGATGATATTATAAAGCAGGCCTCAcgtagagaaaaaaaaattagattccTGCCATGATAAGCTGCTCAAAGAAATTACAATGTTTCGCGAAGAGATAAATGATCGCTAAGACCAGCTACAAAAGCAAATCCAGACTGACTCTGACAAAAAGAAGTccacagataaaaaaaaaacggtaaataAGGTACTTGAAACGTGTACAACTACTTCTTTAGATTTCAAACAACTACAGTCGAGACTACAAGATTACAAAGCCTCACAGCAGAATGGACAACTTTACATTACAATTAAACAAGCTAAATCTAAATTAAAATCAGACGAAATAAAGGAGGCAGACAGAAGCTTAGAAAAAACAAAGATGCAATACACATTTGAGGAAAACGAAGACATGGAAAACatgctttcaaaacaaaatgcatttGGAAAGCTTACTTTGTCTCCTGATGTAACTTCAAAGGTGAGGAAACCAGTTGAAAGTTTTACCTACAAAGGATGCATAAATTTAAAGACAAAGTCGGATCAGTATGGTTGCTTTATCACAGGATGTGTTCTTCTGTCCTCTAACAAACTTGTGGTGGCTGACAAGGATAACGAAAAACTGAAAGTTGTTGATATCAAAGACAAAGCTGTAATAGAAGAGATAACACTATCTTCACAACCATGGGATATTGCAGTAATGCCCCTGGACCAGGTTGCTGTGACAATGCCAGATAAGAAAGAGATCCTTATTATGACAACAGCAGGAAAACTGCCAACTATCTTCAAGTTCCCAGTTAAAGGAGAATGTAGAGGTGTAGATTTCCATCAAGGCCATCTCTATATAGTTTCCATTGATCCGAAGTGTGTATTTATTACAGATACACAAGGTAACGTCCAGAACACAATTAATCTGGATAATAAGATATCTGGCACACCTAACTACTTACTACTAAGTAAGGATCCGATACATATCTTTATTAGTATCTATGGTAGTAACAGTGTCGTCGATATAACATTACAAGGTGATACATCTGCTGAATACAAAAACAAAGACTTTATATCACCAGAGGGAATGATGATATCAGACGATGGATCCTTGCTGGTGTGTTGCAGTAGTATGAAAGGCAGCATACATGGCATTTCTGCTGATTTGAATCAAGGTGACACGATGTATGATGAACTGTCTTTTCCATACTCTCTCTGCTATAATCGTGATCAACATGAGGTCTATGTCGGATGTGTTAATGATTACATGATTGTGTTGAGTGCCAAATAACTTGTTTTATGACACAGCAAACAGTTTGGGTCATGCAAAAGTATAAATATGTGCTGTATCATTTTTCATATACATTTCTCTTCCTTATAGTttattttttatgtgaaaaaagtTGTAATATACGTATACATATAATCCCAAATAATTAGAGTACAACTGATTTAATCCGCTTATACGGTAGTTGTAAACAAAAACACTGATAAGTgacatttcaaattattttatcaaattcttaTCAGCATTTCTAATACGCTTCGTTACCTCCATCGTCAATGTTTTACGTCTATTGCAATAATCGTTTTCAAGAGCGAATCCAGGATTTTGCATAACAATTTAGGAGGCTCGGAGATTCTTGGGTGCCTCAGAAATATTTTGAGACGTATACCTAAACCGACATATATTTGACATGGTTTAGGCATTCTTTTTACACAATGACTTCTTTTGcatttgtaaaaatgtaatttgaCCTAGTAGACATGTGTAAGGTAGTGGACGGAACCctcaatttccgtgtgattatgtTTTCTCTTAAGTAGTTTGACATTCTCCTTACATAGGCCTTAATAATACTCAGCATGCACGTTCCGTAAAACAAGAGCGCCATGAAggctctgtatcgctcacctgacctattgacctaaagatcatcaagattaacattctgaccaagtttcattaagatatggtcataaatgtggtgtctaaagtgttaactagcttttcctttgatttgatctggtgacatagtttttaatcctacatgatccagattcaaactggacattaagaccatcaagattaacattctgaccaagaatcatgaagatacagtcataaatatggcctctacagtgttaaaaagcttttcctctgatttaacctggtgacctagctttagacctcagatgacccaatatcgaactcgtccaagattttttgagggtaacattctgaccaagtttcattaagatggggccaaaattgtgacctctagcttGTTAataagctattcctttgatttgacctggtgacctagctttagaccccagatgacccaatatcgaactcgtccaagatttttttagggtaacattctgaccaagtttcattaagattgggccaaaattgtgacctctagagtgttaaaaagcttttctttgatttgacctggtgacctagtttttgactcaagataacccaatatcgaactcttccaagattttattgagagtaacaatctgaccaagtttcattaagattgggccaaaattgtgaccaagagtgttaacagtcatattgttgatgacggacggacagacgacggacgacgacggacgacggacacagggcgatcacaaaagctcacctttgagcactttgtgttcaggtgagctaaaaaacgaagaatgccgaaatatcATCCGGAGAATATGTAGTATATCGCTTGTCACTGCGAGTTCACTACCTTAAAGCATGTTTTGCCGTAACTGTCCGTAAAAAaacgaagaatgccgaaatattATCCGGAGAATACGTAGTTTATCGCTCGTCATTGCGGGTTCACCACCTTAAAGCATGTTTTGACGTAACTTTCCGTAAAGaaaacggagaatgccgaaataacaTCAGGAGAATATGTAGTTTATCGCTTGTCAATGTAGGTTCATCACCTTAAAGCATGTTTTGTCATAACTTTCCGTAAAAAAACGAAGAATGCCGCAATATCATCCGGAGAATACGTAGTTTATCGCTCGTCAAAGCGGGTTCACTACCTTAAAGCATATTTTGTCGTAATTTTCCGTAAAaaaaacggagaatgccgaaatatcATCCGGAGAATACGTAGTTTATCGCTCGTCACTGCGGGTTCACAACCTTAAAGCATGTTTTGTCGTAACTTTCCGTAAAAAAAgacgaagaatgccgaaatatcATCCGGAGAATACGTAGCTTATCGCTCGTCACTGCGGGTTCACTACCTTAAAGTATGTTTTGTCATAACTTTccgtaaaaaaaaaacgaagaatgccgaaataacaTCCGGAAAATACGTAGTTTATCGATAGTTACTGCGGGTTCACTaccataaaatatgttttgtcataactttccataaaaaaaacgaagaatgccgaaataacaTCCGGAAAATAcgtagtttatcgatcgttactGCGAGTTTACTACTTTAAAGCATGTTTGTCATAAAAGCATCTAAATAACCTTGTACATGTGTCTCTTGTCTTGCTTTGATTGGCCAGATGATGAACTTAATACACTGAATGGCGAtcaaattacattttgtattcacCAATGACATTTCCAAAGTTTagcaaattttcaaagttaagcAACATTCATGTTTTATGCTTTACTGAGATTTAACGTTTGTTTACACGGTTTTCTCTAAATAATTCGTATTTCTAAATCATTATTATACGATAAATAAACGAATCTACTGGATCACTAGGCCGCGGGACTGGAAACGTCCAGagtaattaaaaatttgtttggtGTATTTCATAGAGCACAAATTTACCACAAACTTTACAGTTTCTTAATTCCTTTCTCATAGGTTTCTGTTGCAAATACACTAGTCTGTCGGGCCGCAAGGCCGCTGGATTTGAAACTTTCAGAGTAATAAAACAAATCTGACGTATTTCATAGAGCCCATATTAACCACAAACTTTGGCACTGGCTGCGTTGCAGATTCTCAAAGTTAAGCAACATTATTCACTTTCTCTATTGAGTTTCAACGTTTGTGTTCACAGTTTTATATTTATTGCACATTcttaatcattattttacaataaatacacGAGTCTGCCAGACCACCTGGGCCCAGTAGTTCGAAACGTTGATCAGCTGTttaactaaccgcctgttaaattttgattcaaaatattacgCATGATGGGAACTGCTAgaatgattttttaattttaactgtaaagacattttagtaATGATGATTCTTaaattataatatgttttaataagtGTTCTAAAAAGTCGAAATGTAACTCtcaaagttaatcgaccgttagcttcatcgcctgttaaagtttcgaacaactgggcccaggtaaACTAGCCCGCTGGTCCGCCTGGACGCTAATTTCAGGCCGATAGGCTGtcaagctacagtcacacatacgaatatgtccgtgcgttgaggtacggtgcggatcgGATTGATCCGTGGGGGAGtagacacggataagtacggagcagtacttCTTAGTACGGGAataatggtgagaaacggggatcaaaaagatacaggacgtgaataagtacggataggtacggcgtactacgttgaactacgttttactgcgcctgacaacttgcccagcgcgttgACGGATCTACgataaactacgttgaactacgcttaagtacggacaACCTTGGATAACTACGttaagctacggatcaatacgcatgactacgtttgcattaaggtttagtaacgggtcgctaagtttcatataaataggccacgtgtagccagcgttttcattacgattatcttttACATCATGTCAATCTACgacaaggtacgtttcagtacggataactacgctTAATACGTtgaactacggatgaataagtttcgacCAAGTTGAactaagtcacgctcaaatggccacggatcgctcaaacttttgtgcatgttcaaaagttggagaaacgtGCAAGTTTGGAGTACggcttgaatacgttttgaccaagtgttaataaggattgatacggattactactttaaggtacggcacaggtacggatcgatacggattactacgtttctatccgtggctaaacgtagctttccacgccgtatgtgtgactaggGTAAGTAGTGAATAAAATAGCGTTTCTAGGCCAATCTGACctaatttaacctttagtctttggtccagattgaccaatgctggacaattaaaaacccacaggtttcaAACCGACTAAAaggttttaaacacatataatataatgagtttacagaataaaatatattgtttgaaagaaagaagatttactgataatataaatcctcattatgttacaacaaaaaacgggagaaaaatgataagggctacttgttcatcttgtggaaaaatgaaatcaaagtttgttaaaagtacagggggtaatttagatattcacaaagcaatgttacctttattacctaagaaaggtttaacactccaaggatataattattgtggtccaggaaatcccctagataatggaccccctgtcaatgaactggatgcagtatgtatggaccatgatttttgctatgaaagtggtgtaaaaaagggtacatgtgataagcaaatgctttccaacttaaataaaactaaatcaaaaacatttggagaaaagattgcaaaacatttagttgtaaaacctataattaaaacgaaatacaaacttgggctgggacaaaagtcaaaaaacgggaaaagggggtagagtatacccccggaatcacatggagcgatgaattagcagaagaattacacaaaccaattaaaagaaaatttaggaaatgAAGAgcgatagttaatgatattgatgatacttggtcagctgatttagttgacatgcaagctttttcaaaatataataaaggagtaaagtacttgttaaccgttattgatatatttagtaaatatgcttgggttattccattaaagaataaaactggagaatctgttacagaagcatttgaaaaaataatttcagaaggtagaacaccaacaaatttatgggtagatgaaggaaaagaattttataataaaaagtttgaatcgtttttgaataaaaataaaattaatatgtaccatacatttaatgaaggaaaggctgtagtaatagaaagatttaatagaagtttaaaaagaataatgtggaaatattttacagcaaatgatacttatacttatttagataagttgcaggaaatggttgataaatataacaaaacaaaacactctaggttaaaaatgacaccaaccgaagctagtaaaaacttaaataaaggtactgtttactttaatttatatggtgatttaaagataccaaagagtaaaacaaaatttaaaattggtgatcgagttcgcttaagcaaacttaaaagacattttgaaaaaggatatacaccaaactggacagaggaaatatttataatttataaaattaataatacaaatcccagaacatacactattaaagatttaaatgatgaaataattcaaggttcattttatgaacaagaacttttacctactacacaagaggtttttagaatagaaaaagttatcagacgagactataagaaaaaacaagctttagtaaaatggaaaggttacaacgAAAAATTttatagttgggttccgtttagtgaattggaagaaatttaatttaaaaaatattaatgatattaattatataaatgagccataaaaatttaatttcttataatggaatagaaacaatagatcagttaatcattcacttaactaaactagctgctgcttacagaaaaagttataaattttgtgggagagtaagtaccggattatatattacagcaggtgtctttggttgttcagctgcattagcacttgttccagctattcctatatttgtagcagttgctggcgctgttccatcagtaattaccatatttactaacagactaaaacttgacgacaagaaatttattttaaaagcacatcatcacaaaataaaacaactaataacaaaagcacggattggaaaagtaaataaagaagaagagaaacaagttattcaggatatttttacaatactattagaaatgcagaaagaaaaaaaaatattcaatgccttttgaaacgtatatgaaggaatttaaacttaacggatataaaagtaaaaaagaagaagagctgtattaaattttacgtgtgtttttagagatttttttcaataagtatattatatataaatggttaatagaaaggtagatagaatgattatgctaaaattatctagcactttaggagaaataatgaatccagacaaaaatttatataaaaaagttcttaaaagaagaaatgttattaaatcaaaacttaatcaaatagttagcgatgaatataaaaatcatgtcattgataaattacaaaatgttatagatccttatcttttaaaaaataatttatttgaatgggactgtggttgtctattaactgaagaagaaaatgctgaaagattatgtgattgtcccagaccaaataatattcgaaacaatcctaaaaatgttattgcaaccaattgggatactaatgaagaaaaaacatataaaagcacttatgcagcatccaaagaccttaatattaattcagggttaataacaatgtgctgcaaaggaaaaaaccaagttaaaagtggaatatcaaaaaccagcggaaaaagatataaatttaaagattttagttcttcttaaactttatttattttattatttttttaatccttttttccttagtgatttttttttctaaatataatatatagatggaaattgagagatcaaaaaatcaatattataagaaatttgaaattaaaattacatatagacaagatccaaagaatcaattatatttaactataaacgactcttatgaaatacttaaatctgaacttaaaactttaaaaggtataaaaataaacgttgttttaaaattaacttttgtaaaaatgagtgcaactgatacaatatataaatcagcttattttcaatcaaaggctttaaaaataattaatacaaatgaaataaaaaaaaacactttacgtcaagcttttgatgaaataatgaatagaattggtaattggatttctgaaggaagcggctggagaatagagtcagttgatgctcattatataaatagatataagtatagtccattggctgcttcaagttatttaaagttaccaaaaccattacaaaatccaaagaaaggattgataaatataaagaatgatgataatgaatgttttagatggtgtcatttagcttataaatttcctgtaacaaaacattctgaaagagtttcaaattataaaaaacatataaacgatcttgattatactggaataaagtttcctgttacattaaatcaaatacctaaaatagaagttttaaatgaaatatcatttaatatatttggttttgAAGAACCTgcaggtatttatccattgtacatatcaaaatatcaatacgaagaacactgtgacatgttgctaattactaatgataaaataactgatgattgTAAATCACCAGGGACCCCGGTtcatcattatgtttggataaaagactttaatagattaatgtttcaaaaaacaaaatatcaacataaaaaacacttctgtaaaagctgtctgcaacatttttctcaagaaagaatattaaatgaacatattccaaattgtttagctattaatggtacccaaggcgtaaaaatgccaaaagagggaagtaaagtacaatttaaaaaattatcataaaggtttagcagtaccttttgtaatttatgctgattttgaatcaataactaaaaaagttttaactgctttaccatca
The DNA window shown above is from Mercenaria mercenaria strain notata unplaced genomic scaffold, MADL_Memer_1 contig_4935, whole genome shotgun sequence and carries:
- the LOC128554321 gene encoding tripartite motif-containing protein 2-like, translating into MQYTFEENEDMENMLSKQNAFGKLTLSPDVTSKVRKPVESFTYKGCINLKTKSDQYGCFITGCVLLSSNKLVVADKDNEKLKVVDIKDKAVIEEITLSSQPWDIAVMPLDQVAVTMPDKKEILIMTTAGKLPTIFKFPVKGECRGVDFHQGHLYIVSIDPKCVFITDTQGNVQNTINLDNKISGTPNYLLLSKDPIHIFISIYGSNSVVDITLQGDTSAEYKNKDFISPEGMMISDDGSLLVCCSSMKGSIHGISADLNQGDTMYDELSFPYSLCYNRDQHEVYVGCVNDYMIVLSAK